Proteins found in one Actinomycetota bacterium genomic segment:
- a CDS encoding tyrosine-type recombinase/integrase has protein sequence MPRKIKRGWSIFQRADADGKRVLVLAYQRGDASWGQHRLPDTIRGKHEADRYAATWIAEQRANGKLDAPLRRGESATIAELFPRWLKLREANPRLKASTVADNKSHGAAHILSTLGPVAVDTLTVPRLREWVRLIRGRVQSASAARNILATLSSFLGDCIAEGWTVLRENPGAAKPVRAELPEVTRDDVVFLSLDHAQTLVDCAGVPVDRAVRYVLGFLTGMRDGELAGGSMADVHLDDVVPTWHVVRACQCKGEAGYATMGTPKTRRSKRIIPLHPTAVAALRWWFDDGWPMLMGRDPKPEDPVFPSPVSGEHYRPRSADLIRDDLRSAGAPVAPGVDFRACRRSFATWLYEAGVDEETRGRLMGHAPQSVTSDHYTATVLARLSEAVARIPLRCIRCAEYCAPRTIIDVAAGQKSHEPPKQSDESAPVAQGIEQRFPNTSGSTARIDDEIEPLELSPAYAALISGASGNDARKTTSAQWAHNGRGANLRAAQTRRNRQAEAGQLLGAAVTIAQDSGRPDDVRRREVHALLRRTAELLEREKDAS, from the coding sequence CGCGGTGACGCGTCCTGGGGGCAGCATCGGTTGCCCGACACCATCAGGGGCAAGCACGAGGCGGATCGGTACGCCGCGACGTGGATCGCAGAACAGCGGGCGAACGGAAAACTCGATGCCCCGCTCCGACGTGGTGAGTCCGCGACCATTGCGGAACTGTTCCCCCGCTGGCTCAAGTTGCGGGAAGCGAATCCTCGGCTCAAGGCGAGCACCGTCGCGGACAACAAGAGCCACGGCGCAGCCCATATCCTGTCGACGCTTGGGCCGGTCGCCGTTGACACTCTGACGGTCCCCAGGCTGCGCGAATGGGTTCGGCTCATCCGTGGTCGGGTGCAGAGCGCAAGCGCGGCACGCAACATCCTGGCGACGCTGTCGAGCTTCCTGGGTGACTGCATCGCCGAGGGGTGGACCGTGCTGCGAGAGAACCCAGGGGCTGCGAAGCCGGTGCGCGCGGAGCTGCCGGAAGTGACCCGCGATGACGTAGTGTTCCTCTCGCTCGACCACGCGCAGACGCTCGTGGACTGCGCCGGCGTGCCCGTAGACCGCGCCGTTCGCTACGTGCTGGGCTTCCTGACGGGAATGCGGGACGGCGAGCTTGCGGGCGGCTCCATGGCCGACGTCCATCTTGATGACGTGGTGCCGACGTGGCACGTGGTCCGTGCCTGCCAGTGCAAGGGCGAAGCTGGGTACGCCACCATGGGCACGCCCAAGACCCGCCGAAGCAAACGGATCATCCCGCTTCACCCGACCGCAGTCGCGGCGCTTCGTTGGTGGTTTGATGACGGATGGCCCATGCTCATGGGGCGCGACCCCAAGCCCGAGGATCCCGTGTTCCCGTCGCCGGTGTCGGGCGAGCACTACCGCCCGAGGTCCGCCGACCTCATCCGCGACGACTTGCGCAGCGCCGGCGCACCGGTGGCGCCAGGGGTTGACTTCCGCGCGTGCCGTCGCAGCTTCGCGACCTGGCTTTACGAGGCCGGGGTAGACGAGGAAACGCGCGGCCGGCTCATGGGCCACGCACCGCAGTCGGTTACGTCCGACCACTACACCGCCACGGTTCTTGCCCGCCTGTCCGAAGCTGTGGCAAGGATCCCGTTGCGGTGCATCCGTTGTGCGGAGTATTGTGCACCTCGCACAATCATCGACGTCGCAGCAGGACAGAAAAGCCACGAACCACCGAAGCAATCCGACGAATCCGCCCCCGTAGCTCAGGGGATAGAGCAGCGGTTTCCTAACACGTCGGGCTCGACGGCGAGGATCGACGATGAGATCGAACCGCTTGAATTGTCGCCGGCCTACGCTGCGCTGATCAGCGGCGCGAGCGGCAACGACGCGCGCAAAACGACCTCCGCACAATGGGCGCACAACGGCCGAGGAGCCAATCTGCGAGCCGCCCAGACCCGCCGAAACCGGCAGGCGGAAGCTGGGCAGCTCCTGGGCGCCGCGGTCACCATCGCGCAAGACAGCGGGCGGCCAGATGATGTGCGCCGGCGCGAGGTTCATGCCCTGCTGCGCAGGACGGCCGAGTTGTTGGAGCGGGAGAAGGATGCCAGTTGA